The Salinibacterium sp. M195 genome includes a window with the following:
- a CDS encoding CAP domain-containing protein → MSSALFALLIAAFVLPVSTAAPASAAPADTIHSLVNQARWDSGQRGLIRNPAMDTVALNWAKQMAANSTMAHNPNYSTQIPQGWNKAGENVAQGYPTAQTMHTGWMESPGHKANILGSFTDVGIAFYESGGTTWGVQVFANYAGNTGPAAPVAAQAPAAEEAPAPAPETSATTAPAPTATATPVASGHAEAAPGATLAPSSSSARNSENAETGSPSTLSPSAILASAYSKSSAPSWLITSVFCGILLLGAAAGFAVWRWRTRR, encoded by the coding sequence GTGAGTAGCGCTCTTTTTGCCCTGCTCATCGCGGCATTTGTGCTGCCTGTCTCTACAGCGGCGCCGGCAAGTGCAGCCCCCGCTGACACGATTCACTCTCTGGTGAATCAAGCGAGATGGGATTCTGGTCAGCGCGGGCTTATCCGCAATCCGGCGATGGATACTGTCGCGCTCAATTGGGCAAAACAGATGGCCGCGAATAGCACCATGGCCCATAATCCGAACTACTCGACTCAGATCCCGCAGGGCTGGAATAAGGCTGGCGAGAATGTGGCTCAGGGGTACCCAACGGCGCAAACGATGCACACTGGCTGGATGGAATCGCCGGGTCACAAGGCGAATATTCTGGGATCATTCACCGACGTCGGCATTGCGTTCTACGAAAGTGGCGGAACGACCTGGGGTGTGCAGGTGTTTGCTAACTATGCCGGAAACACCGGGCCGGCGGCTCCCGTAGCAGCACAAGCCCCCGCCGCCGAAGAGGCTCCCGCCCCGGCTCCCGAAACATCAGCAACCACGGCGCCGGCGCCCACGGCAACGGCGACCCCGGTGGCGAGCGGCCATGCCGAGGCAGCGCCCGGTGCGACGCTGGCACCGTCTTCCTCCTCTGCCAGAAATTCAGAAAACGCCGAAACCGGATCACCGTCTACGCTGTCGCCTTCCGCGATTCTGGCGAGTGCCTACAGCAAATCTTCGGCTCCGAGCTGGCTGATTACGTCTGTCTTCTGCGGCATTCTGCTGCTGGGGGCGGCCGCAGGATTTGCCGTCTGGCGCTGGCGAACTCGACGGTGA
- a CDS encoding aldehyde dehydrogenase family protein: MTRLTVPKTYKLYIGGKFPRSESGRTYEVATKKGVFLANASLASRKDARDAVVAARAAVSGWSGATGYNRGQVLYRIAELLEGRREQFIDELMATEALSKPAATTQVDTAIDAWVWYAGWADKYVQVAGNGNPVSGPYFNLSTPEPSGVIAIVAPQDSSSLLGLVSVIAPALVSGNTVVVIAHQGAPLSAISLSEVLATSDVPGGVVNILTGSPAEIAPWLASHADVNGIDLAGAEQLEWVDLQIAAADTLKRVSGPVVGVPAPSVERIVQWTETKTVWHTKSLI; encoded by the coding sequence ATGACCCGTCTCACGGTTCCTAAGACCTACAAGCTCTACATCGGTGGCAAGTTCCCGCGCAGCGAGAGCGGTCGCACCTATGAGGTAGCAACCAAGAAGGGCGTGTTTCTCGCGAACGCGTCACTGGCAAGCCGTAAGGACGCTCGGGATGCGGTCGTCGCCGCCCGTGCTGCTGTCAGCGGCTGGTCGGGTGCTACTGGCTACAACCGCGGCCAAGTGCTCTACCGCATTGCAGAGCTCTTGGAGGGTCGTCGCGAGCAGTTCATTGACGAGCTAATGGCAACAGAGGCGCTCTCAAAGCCGGCAGCGACCACCCAAGTCGACACCGCCATCGATGCGTGGGTTTGGTATGCCGGCTGGGCTGACAAGTACGTTCAGGTGGCGGGAAACGGAAACCCCGTGTCTGGCCCGTACTTCAACCTTTCCACGCCAGAGCCCAGCGGCGTTATCGCCATCGTTGCGCCTCAGGATTCATCGTCGTTGTTGGGCCTTGTGAGTGTCATTGCTCCGGCGCTCGTCAGCGGAAACACTGTTGTCGTTATCGCTCACCAGGGCGCACCGCTCAGCGCGATCAGCCTCTCTGAAGTTCTTGCGACGAGCGACGTTCCCGGCGGTGTCGTCAACATCCTCACGGGGTCACCGGCCGAGATCGCGCCGTGGCTTGCCAGTCACGCGGACGTCAACGGTATCGATCTCGCTGGAGCGGAACAGCTCGAGTGGGTTGATCTCCAGATCGCGGCTGCCGACACGCTTAAGCGCGTCTCCGGGCCGGTTGTCGGAGTTCCTGCACCATCCGTTGAACGCATCGTTCAGTGGACCGAAACTAAGACTGTTTGGCACACGAAGTCTCTGATTTAG
- a CDS encoding aldehyde dehydrogenase family protein, with protein MTENNKALTTKAPSFLDYAPAPESTSILHLKKHYGLFIDGEFVDGRGDAFTTISPATEKEIASISNANNADVDVAVAAARKAYDRTWSKLSGADRGKYLFRIARLVQERARELAVAESLDNGKPIKESRDVDVPLVAAWFFYYAGWADKLDYAGLGPNPQSLGVAAQVIPWNFPLLMLAWKIAPALAAGNTVVIKPAETTPLSAMIFAEILQQADLPKGVVNIVTGAGETGSALVNHPDVNKVAFTGSTGVGRAIAKSIAGSGKKVTLELGGKNANIVFDDAPMDQAIEGIVNGIFFNQGHVCCAGSRLLVQENVHDEVVDRLKARLSTLRMGDPLDKNTDIGAINSKAQLDRIRELSNVGEAEGAERWTAGCAIPENGFWFAPTIFTNVSTSSRIAREEVFGPVLSVLTFRTPAEAIAKANNTPYGLSAGIWSEKGSRVLAVADKLRAGVIWANTFNRFDPASPFGGYKESGYGREGGRHGLAAYLESAGWAAPAVTKGSKK; from the coding sequence ATGACTGAAAACAACAAGGCTCTGACGACGAAAGCACCAAGCTTTCTCGACTACGCGCCAGCCCCAGAATCGACTTCGATTCTTCATCTGAAGAAGCACTACGGTCTCTTCATCGATGGTGAATTTGTGGATGGTCGTGGAGACGCGTTCACGACCATTTCGCCCGCAACCGAGAAAGAGATTGCCTCGATCTCCAACGCCAACAACGCTGATGTGGATGTCGCTGTTGCGGCAGCGCGCAAAGCGTACGACCGCACGTGGTCGAAGCTTTCTGGCGCAGACCGCGGCAAGTACCTCTTCCGCATCGCGCGCCTCGTGCAGGAGCGGGCTCGTGAGCTTGCGGTCGCTGAGAGCCTCGACAACGGAAAGCCGATCAAGGAGAGCCGCGACGTTGACGTACCTCTCGTCGCTGCGTGGTTCTTCTACTACGCCGGCTGGGCAGACAAGCTCGACTATGCCGGCCTCGGCCCGAACCCGCAATCGCTTGGCGTTGCTGCTCAGGTAATCCCATGGAACTTCCCGCTACTCATGCTCGCGTGGAAGATTGCTCCGGCGCTCGCCGCAGGCAACACCGTCGTGATCAAGCCAGCGGAGACGACTCCACTGAGCGCAATGATTTTCGCTGAGATCTTGCAGCAGGCCGACTTGCCCAAGGGCGTTGTCAACATCGTGACGGGTGCTGGGGAGACGGGCAGCGCGCTCGTCAACCACCCCGACGTTAACAAGGTTGCCTTCACCGGCTCAACCGGTGTTGGTCGTGCAATCGCCAAGTCCATTGCGGGCAGCGGCAAGAAGGTCACGCTCGAGCTTGGCGGCAAGAACGCCAACATCGTCTTCGACGACGCTCCCATGGATCAGGCCATTGAGGGCATCGTCAACGGCATTTTCTTCAACCAGGGGCACGTCTGCTGTGCAGGCTCGCGTCTTCTGGTTCAAGAGAACGTTCACGACGAAGTTGTTGACCGTCTCAAAGCGCGACTCTCGACCTTGCGCATGGGCGACCCGCTCGACAAGAACACTGACATTGGCGCGATCAACTCCAAAGCTCAGCTCGACCGCATCCGTGAACTCAGCAATGTCGGCGAAGCCGAAGGTGCCGAGCGGTGGACCGCCGGCTGTGCGATCCCCGAGAACGGATTCTGGTTCGCGCCGACGATCTTCACGAACGTGTCGACCTCAAGTCGCATCGCTCGCGAAGAGGTCTTCGGGCCAGTACTGAGCGTGCTGACGTTCCGCACCCCGGCAGAAGCCATCGCCAAGGCCAACAACACGCCCTACGGGCTTTCTGCGGGCATCTGGAGCGAGAAGGGCTCCCGCGTACTTGCGGTCGCTGACAAGCTGCGTGCTGGCGTCATCTGGGCTAACACGTTCAACCGTTTCGATCCTGCGTCGCCATTTGGCGGCTACAAGGAGAGTGGCTACGGCCGCGAGGGTGGCCGTCACGGACTGGCCGCTTACCTAGAATCCGCTGGATGGGCCGCGCCCGCCGTCACGAAAGGTAGCAAGAAATGA
- the deoC gene encoding deoxyribose-phosphate aldolase, protein MTIEQAIALAPAERAVNLIGSDLTEKSLKLHLEGLSGVDAVGLEQRAAGLGTRSIKTTSKAWALDTIIKLIDLTTLEGADTPGKVRSLAAKAMLPDPSDASTPRVAAVCVYGDMVPYAADALGSAWSNGSDNGINVAAVATAFPSGRSSLPIKIMDTKEAVANGADEIDMVIDRGAFLSGKYGVVFDQIVAVKEACRRDDGTYAHLKVILETGELNTYDNVRKASWLAILAGGDFIKTSTGKVAPAATLPVTLLMLEVVRDWHLLTGEKIGVKPAGGIRTSKDAIKYLVTVAETVGEEWLQPHLFRFGASSLLNDVLLQRQKLTTGHYSGPDYVTID, encoded by the coding sequence ATGACAATCGAACAGGCCATCGCGCTCGCTCCTGCTGAGCGCGCGGTCAATCTCATCGGTTCAGATCTGACCGAAAAGTCTCTCAAGCTTCACCTTGAGGGGCTATCAGGCGTCGACGCAGTTGGGCTCGAGCAGCGTGCTGCCGGTCTCGGCACTCGCTCGATCAAGACCACGTCAAAGGCGTGGGCTCTCGATACCATCATCAAGCTCATTGACCTCACGACACTTGAAGGCGCTGACACCCCAGGCAAGGTGCGCTCCCTGGCAGCGAAAGCAATGCTGCCTGACCCCTCGGATGCTTCGACCCCACGGGTTGCTGCTGTCTGCGTCTATGGCGACATGGTTCCCTACGCGGCAGATGCACTTGGCTCGGCATGGTCGAACGGCTCAGACAACGGAATCAACGTTGCCGCTGTTGCCACGGCATTCCCGAGTGGTCGCTCATCGTTGCCGATCAAGATCATGGACACCAAGGAAGCCGTCGCCAACGGTGCAGACGAAATCGACATGGTCATCGACCGTGGCGCCTTCCTGTCTGGCAAGTACGGGGTTGTCTTCGACCAAATCGTTGCCGTCAAAGAGGCGTGCCGCCGTGATGATGGTACCTACGCTCACCTCAAAGTGATCCTCGAAACCGGCGAGCTCAACACCTACGACAACGTGCGCAAAGCATCATGGTTGGCGATCTTGGCTGGGGGAGACTTCATCAAAACCTCCACCGGAAAAGTCGCGCCGGCCGCCACGCTACCCGTCACTCTCCTCATGCTTGAGGTTGTGCGCGACTGGCACCTCCTCACGGGAGAAAAGATTGGCGTCAAGCCTGCTGGCGGCATCCGCACGTCCAAAGACGCGATCAAGTATCTCGTCACCGTCGCTGAGACAGTCGGAGAAGAATGGCTTCAGCCGCACTTGTTCCGCTTCGGCGCATCCAGTCTTCTCAATGACGTTCTTCTTCAGCGTCAGAAGCTCACCACCGGCCACTACTCCGGCCCCGACTACGTCACGATCGACTAA
- a CDS encoding sugar-binding transcriptional regulator codes for MDESTELLAVRVAELYYEENKTQDEVGALLGITRWKVGRLLTRAREVGIVRIEIIHPRARRLDVERQLRDRFGLKDAVVVPLPTDDEEVSPRVAQAAADYLAAVRPIPRTLGVSWGRTLDEVARLLAPGWTVGVQVVQINGGVSLNSKQGTAAQTAVTIAQKGHGQATLLPIPAILEQVETKRAIERDRAVASVRALGASASAYLYSAGVAGASSVHVDSGYLTEADVDELVSQGAVGDVVGRYIDAQGEIVDTALDERTVGIGLDELRAAEHAIFVVAGDAKHDVARAVVTSGLCSVIVTDEATAHALLEETT; via the coding sequence GTGGATGAATCAACCGAACTCTTGGCTGTGCGTGTTGCCGAGCTCTATTACGAAGAGAACAAGACTCAAGACGAGGTAGGTGCCCTCTTGGGTATCACTCGGTGGAAGGTCGGTCGACTCCTTACGCGCGCTCGTGAAGTGGGAATCGTACGCATCGAGATCATTCACCCTCGTGCCCGTCGACTCGATGTCGAACGCCAACTACGAGACCGCTTCGGGCTCAAGGATGCAGTCGTTGTTCCGCTGCCAACCGATGATGAAGAGGTGAGTCCTCGCGTCGCTCAAGCCGCTGCAGACTATCTCGCAGCAGTGCGCCCCATTCCTCGAACTCTCGGGGTGAGCTGGGGCCGCACGCTCGACGAAGTCGCCCGCCTCCTTGCTCCCGGCTGGACCGTTGGCGTGCAGGTCGTCCAAATCAACGGTGGCGTGAGCCTCAACAGCAAGCAGGGCACCGCTGCCCAGACTGCCGTCACAATCGCACAAAAAGGGCACGGTCAAGCAACGCTGCTGCCGATCCCTGCAATCTTGGAACAGGTTGAAACGAAACGTGCGATCGAACGTGACCGCGCCGTTGCGAGCGTTCGAGCGCTCGGTGCTTCGGCATCCGCCTATTTGTATAGCGCCGGGGTTGCCGGAGCAAGCTCCGTGCACGTCGACAGTGGCTACTTGACTGAAGCGGATGTCGATGAACTTGTTTCTCAAGGTGCCGTCGGAGATGTTGTCGGCCGCTACATCGATGCCCAAGGCGAGATCGTTGACACCGCGCTCGATGAGCGCACGGTAGGGATCGGTCTTGATGAACTCCGTGCTGCAGAGCACGCAATTTTTGTCGTCGCAGGCGACGCTAAACATGACGTCGCGCGCGCCGTCGTTACGAGTGGGTTGTGTTCCGTCATCGTCACCGATGAGGCCACCGCCCACGCCCTTCTGGAGGAAACCACATGA